In Brevundimonas sp. SGAir0440, one DNA window encodes the following:
- the serS gene encoding serine--tRNA ligase translates to MHDIRAIRENPQVYVAGWSSRGVDEADGLVADILRLDGELRHAQTTGQDALAKRNAASKLIGAAMGRKDMAEADRLKAEVEALKGDIAAAAEVEARVGKELRDLLAAQKNLAAEDVPDGEDEAGNVEVSTCGEPRRTGPAKDHADLGEALGMLDFEAAAKMSGARFAVLKGQLARLERAVGQFMLDMQTDQHGYLEVNPPLLVRNSTMYGTGQLPKFEEDLFSTTRSKSDADSMFDELIKGGFEGARRGLPEGATLEMLQETFTRLLPSWRKTFDGEVSEHLKLFLIPTAEVSLTNLVRETILSEDDLATPMRMTALTPCFRAEAGSAGRDTRGLIRQHQFSKVEMVSIARPEDSDAEHERMTACAEAVLKALELPFRRMLLCKGDMGFSAQKTFDLEVWLPSQGTYREISSCSNCGDFQARRMDARFKRAGEKKTEFVHTLNGSGLAVGRTLVAIMENYQQDDGRIAVPAVLQPYMGGLTHVG, encoded by the coding sequence ATGCACGACATCAGAGCCATTCGCGAGAACCCCCAGGTTTACGTGGCGGGCTGGTCGTCGCGCGGGGTGGACGAGGCCGATGGGCTGGTGGCGGACATCCTGCGGCTGGACGGCGAACTGCGTCACGCCCAAACGACGGGGCAGGACGCCCTGGCCAAGCGCAATGCGGCCTCCAAGCTGATCGGCGCCGCCATGGGTCGCAAGGACATGGCCGAGGCCGACCGGCTGAAGGCCGAGGTCGAGGCGCTGAAAGGCGATATCGCGGCGGCGGCCGAGGTCGAGGCGCGTGTCGGCAAGGAACTGCGCGACCTGCTGGCGGCGCAGAAGAACCTGGCGGCCGAGGATGTGCCGGACGGCGAGGACGAGGCGGGCAATGTCGAGGTCTCGACCTGCGGCGAGCCGCGTCGCACCGGTCCGGCCAAGGACCACGCCGACTTGGGCGAGGCCCTGGGCATGCTGGACTTCGAGGCGGCGGCCAAGATGTCGGGCGCGCGGTTCGCGGTGCTGAAGGGGCAGTTGGCGCGGCTGGAGCGGGCCGTGGGCCAGTTCATGCTGGATATGCAGACGGACCAGCACGGCTATCTGGAAGTGAACCCGCCGTTGCTGGTGCGAAATTCGACGATGTATGGAACAGGCCAGCTTCCAAAATTCGAAGAAGATTTGTTCTCTACGACGCGGAGCAAATCCGATGCCGACTCGATGTTTGATGAGTTAATCAAAGGTGGGTTCGAAGGGGCTCGGCGTGGCCTTCCGGAAGGTGCGACTCTTGAGATGTTGCAGGAGACTTTCACTCGACTTCTGCCTTCTTGGAGAAAAACATTTGATGGAGAGGTCAGCGAACATCTCAAGCTGTTCCTCATCCCCACCGCCGAAGTCTCCCTGACCAATCTCGTGCGCGAAACCATCCTGTCCGAGGACGACCTCGCCACGCCGATGCGGATGACGGCGCTGACGCCGTGCTTCCGGGCTGAAGCGGGGTCGGCGGGGCGCGATACGCGCGGGCTGATCCGCCAGCACCAGTTCTCGAAGGTCGAGATGGTGTCCATCGCACGGCCGGAAGACTCAGACGCCGAGCACGAGCGGATGACGGCCTGCGCCGAGGCGGTGCTGAAGGCGCTGGAGCTGCCGTTCCGGCGGATGCTGCTGTGCAAGGGCGACATGGGCTTTTCGGCGCAGAAGACCTTCGACCTGGAGGTCTGGCTGCCCAGCCAGGGGACCTATCGCGAGATCAGCAGCTGCTCGAACTGCGGGGACTTCCAGGCGCGGCGCATGGATGCGCGGTTCAAGCGCGCCGGCGAGAAAAAGACCGAGTTCGTCCATACGCTGAACGGCTCGGGCCTGGCGGTCGGCCGGACGCTGGTGGCGATCATGGAAAACTATCAGCAGGACGACGGGCGGATCGCCGTGCCGGCGGTGTTGCAGCCCTATATGGGCGGGTTGACGCATGTGGGGTGA